The Serratia rhizosphaerae genome has a segment encoding these proteins:
- a CDS encoding YccJ family protein encodes MANHNVKSWATLRETSVEIAEAIFELAGNDEALAQKIWEEGSDKALEMAFARTDADQLYWGEETVERKNV; translated from the coding sequence ATGGCCAACCACAACGTGAAATCTTGGGCTACGTTGCGTGAAACTTCGGTCGAGATTGCCGAAGCGATTTTCGAACTGGCAGGGAATGATGAGGCGCTGGCGCAAAAAATCTGGGAGGAAGGCAGCGACAAAGCGCTGGAAATGGCCTTCGCCAGAACCGATGCCGACCAGCTGTATTGGGGTGAAGAAACGGTCGAACGTAAAAACGTCTGA
- a CDS encoding phage protein NinX family protein: MIKWYEESDAEVNRSIALITGENPDKWYPYGGVKGKDYCKNPADAWPIICANKISLNPAEHSDPSQWQARISTAHGEWQADSSSPLRAAMICFLLSQQPGDASY, translated from the coding sequence ATGATTAAATGGTACGAAGAAAGTGACGCCGAGGTAAACCGCAGTATTGCATTGATTACCGGAGAAAATCCGGACAAATGGTATCCTTACGGCGGCGTAAAAGGTAAAGACTACTGTAAAAACCCCGCCGATGCCTGGCCGATTATCTGCGCCAATAAAATCAGTCTGAATCCTGCCGAACACAGCGACCCGTCACAGTGGCAGGCGCGTATCTCTACCGCGCACGGTGAATGGCAGGCGGACAGCAGCAGCCCGCTGCGTGCGGCAATGATCTGTTTTCTGCTGAGCCAACAGCCGGGTGACGCCTCTTACTAA
- a CDS encoding lysozyme inhibitor LprI family protein translates to MKNTKSYQCSAAVLLLLFSGSYPALADKGKRVIIPDVIGQLVQQQQDRLCITEDSRGSSSRAMAECADLLLADSQLRLEHRVAKVNNYLAVYDRETKGYEDNGKEYLAAFNKYLATWREYVSAKCGFLYFEFRDPGKYIETHTCQAEENYLLETSLRRFGSS, encoded by the coding sequence ATGAAAAATACAAAATCATACCAATGCTCCGCAGCGGTTCTGCTACTGTTGTTCTCCGGCTCATACCCTGCTTTGGCTGACAAAGGGAAGCGCGTGATTATACCTGATGTAATCGGACAACTGGTTCAGCAACAGCAAGACAGATTATGCATCACGGAAGACTCCCGCGGATCTAGTTCACGTGCAATGGCCGAGTGCGCCGACCTGTTGCTGGCAGACTCACAATTGCGGTTGGAGCACCGAGTGGCCAAAGTCAACAATTATTTGGCTGTTTACGATCGGGAAACGAAAGGCTATGAAGACAACGGGAAGGAGTACCTGGCAGCGTTCAATAAATATTTGGCAACGTGGCGTGAGTATGTCAGCGCCAAATGCGGTTTTCTGTATTTTGAATTCAGGGATCCTGGCAAATATATAGAAACGCATACCTGCCAGGCAGAGGAAAACTACCTGCTGGAAACCTCACTGCGCCGCTTTGGCTCAAGTTAG
- a CDS encoding YebO family protein, with product MFDAGFSPSLLSLGMVLVALLLGLWGWFLVNRASVRANEQIRLLQEIAEQQQQQTALLKQIARQSRGESVSADDDDFGSAVEFNDVIPER from the coding sequence ATGTTTGATGCAGGGTTTTCTCCATCGCTGCTCTCTTTGGGGATGGTGCTGGTCGCACTGTTGCTGGGACTGTGGGGGTGGTTTTTGGTAAACCGCGCCAGCGTGCGGGCTAACGAACAGATTCGTCTATTGCAGGAAATCGCCGAGCAGCAACAGCAGCAAACGGCGCTGCTGAAGCAGATAGCGCGCCAGTCGCGCGGTGAGTCGGTATCTGCTGACGATGATGATTTCGGGTCGGCGGTGGAGTTCAACGATGTTATTCCCGAGCGCTAA
- a CDS encoding porin, whose translation MMKRSVLSAALALGAMSSLANAAEIYNKDGNKLDLYGRVNAKHYFIHNDESGGDKTYVRFGFKGETQINDRLTGYGQWEYNVQANNSEGSDASNGTKTRLGFAGLRFGQYGSFDYGRNYGVVYDAESYTDMLPEFGGDSYSYTDNFMTARSTGLATYRNRDFFGLVEGLNIALQYQGKNESRELQRQNGDGYGLSLDYQDIGGSGIGFAAAYSDSNRTGDQKRAKIGEGDKASAWTTAVKYDANQVYLAAMYAETRNMTPISVNGEQGFANKTQNIELVAQYQFENGLRPSLAYVQSKGKDIEGIGDADLVKYFDVGATYYFNKNMYAYVDYQINQLSDDNKLKLSNDDIVAVSLTYHF comes from the coding sequence ATGATGAAACGCAGTGTATTAAGCGCGGCGCTTGCGCTGGGCGCAATGTCCTCATTGGCCAATGCGGCAGAAATCTATAATAAAGACGGGAATAAGCTGGATCTCTACGGTCGGGTCAATGCCAAGCACTACTTTATTCATAACGATGAAAGCGGCGGCGATAAGACCTATGTGCGTTTCGGTTTCAAAGGTGAAACGCAAATTAACGATCGGCTGACGGGGTATGGCCAGTGGGAATACAATGTCCAGGCAAACAACTCGGAGGGCAGCGACGCCAGCAACGGTACTAAAACCCGCCTGGGCTTTGCCGGTTTGCGCTTCGGCCAATACGGCTCTTTTGACTATGGCCGCAACTACGGCGTGGTGTACGACGCGGAATCCTATACCGATATGCTGCCGGAATTCGGTGGTGATTCCTACAGCTATACCGACAACTTTATGACCGCCCGTTCCACCGGCCTGGCGACTTACCGCAACCGCGATTTCTTTGGCCTGGTTGAGGGACTGAACATTGCGCTGCAGTATCAGGGCAAAAATGAAAGCCGCGAGCTGCAGCGGCAAAACGGCGACGGCTATGGCCTGTCGCTGGACTATCAGGATATCGGCGGCAGCGGCATCGGCTTTGCGGCGGCCTACTCGGATTCTAACCGTACCGGCGATCAGAAACGTGCGAAAATCGGTGAGGGCGACAAGGCCAGCGCCTGGACGACGGCGGTAAAATATGACGCCAACCAGGTGTATCTGGCGGCGATGTATGCTGAAACCCGTAATATGACGCCAATCAGCGTCAACGGTGAGCAGGGCTTTGCCAACAAGACACAGAACATTGAGCTGGTGGCGCAGTACCAGTTTGAGAACGGCCTGCGTCCGTCACTGGCCTATGTGCAGTCGAAAGGCAAGGATATAGAAGGAATAGGGGATGCCGATCTGGTGAAATATTTTGATGTTGGCGCGACCTACTACTTCAACAAAAACATGTACGCCTATGTGGATTATCAGATTAACCAGCTGAGCGATGATAACAAGCTGAAGCTCAGCAACGATGATATCGTGGCGGTCAGCCTGACCTATCACTTCTGA
- a CDS encoding YobH family protein → MSKLIKLVVVVAVLYGVLLFSGYGVLIGSQQNVGGLGLQCKYLTARNVVTAQYLHGDNGVIGISDCPLFKKIETVVD, encoded by the coding sequence ATGAGTAAGTTAATCAAACTGGTGGTCGTGGTGGCCGTGCTGTACGGCGTGTTGCTGTTTTCCGGCTATGGGGTGCTGATCGGCAGTCAACAAAATGTCGGCGGGCTGGGGTTGCAGTGTAAATATCTCACGGCGCGCAATGTGGTGACCGCGCAATATTTACACGGTGACAACGGGGTTATCGGCATTTCCGATTGCCCGCTGTTCAAGAAAATTGAAACGGTGGTGGACTAA
- a CDS encoding YebW family protein, with the protein MYALVMFVCYLDGGCTDIMVDILRDEQECLVAMKEQNLRHAGCYPVEDFIDGFWLPANEYATF; encoded by the coding sequence ATGTACGCCCTGGTAATGTTTGTCTGTTATCTGGACGGCGGCTGCACCGATATCATGGTGGATATCCTGCGTGACGAGCAGGAGTGCCTGGTGGCGATGAAAGAACAAAACCTGCGCCACGCCGGCTGCTATCCGGTAGAGGACTTTATTGACGGCTTCTGGCTGCCCGCCAATGAGTATGCCACGTTTTGA
- a CDS encoding MBL fold metallo-hydrolase, with protein sequence MKRAVNRARAVNRYYDAGKAHHTPQGFRNPEPSQRREGDLRRWQDERKRLGLPSPPQAGYRRFVEQWWQPADLGGAHDGVWWLGHAALLLRLSGRYILIDPALSQRASPLSFYGPKRKTPPPLSVEQLPALDMLLISHNHYDHLDRRTVRQLAQRFPQATVVVPLGLKRWFRRYRFARVEELDWWDSLTLGDMTLHAVPARHWSMRSLWDRNRSLWCGWVIHHPALRFYFSGDSGYSERLAEIGQRLGPFNLAALPIGAYAPRWFMQEQHMDPQQSVTLYQQLGAPRAIPMHWGVFELADESLDEPPEQLRQALQAAGVEPDGFRPIKIGAQIALP encoded by the coding sequence GTGAAGCGAGCAGTAAACAGAGCAAGGGCGGTCAACCGCTACTATGACGCCGGCAAGGCGCATCATACGCCGCAGGGGTTCCGCAATCCGGAGCCATCGCAGCGGCGTGAAGGGGATCTGCGCCGCTGGCAAGACGAGCGTAAGCGGCTCGGTTTGCCGTCGCCGCCGCAGGCCGGCTACCGGCGTTTTGTTGAGCAGTGGTGGCAACCGGCGGATCTCGGCGGCGCACATGACGGCGTCTGGTGGCTGGGACATGCGGCGTTGCTGCTGCGTCTGTCAGGGCGTTATATCCTGATCGATCCGGCGTTGTCGCAGCGGGCGTCGCCGCTGAGTTTCTACGGCCCGAAACGCAAAACGCCGCCGCCGCTGTCGGTGGAGCAACTGCCGGCGCTGGATATGCTGCTGATCTCTCACAACCATTATGACCACCTTGACCGGCGCACCGTCCGGCAACTGGCGCAGCGTTTTCCGCAGGCGACCGTGGTGGTGCCACTGGGGCTGAAGCGCTGGTTTCGCCGTTATCGCTTTGCCCGGGTCGAAGAACTTGATTGGTGGGACAGCCTGACGCTGGGGGATATGACGCTGCACGCCGTGCCGGCGCGGCACTGGAGCATGCGATCTCTCTGGGACCGCAACCGGTCATTGTGGTGCGGCTGGGTGATTCACCACCCGGCGCTGCGCTTTTATTTTTCCGGCGACAGCGGTTATTCCGAACGCCTGGCGGAGATTGGCCAGCGACTGGGGCCGTTTAATCTGGCGGCGCTGCCGATTGGCGCCTATGCGCCGCGCTGGTTTATGCAAGAGCAGCATATGGATCCCCAGCAATCGGTGACGCTGTATCAGCAATTGGGCGCGCCGCGCGCCATTCCGATGCATTGGGGCGTTTTTGAACTGGCGGATGAGTCACTGGATGAACCGCCTGAGCAGCTTAGGCAAGCGCTGCAGGCTGCCGGCGTTGAACCGGACGGCTTCCGGCCGATTAAAATCGGCGCGCAGATCGCGTTGCCCTGA
- a CDS encoding DUF2766 family protein, whose protein sequence is MSNALTHDQEIASDLVACQLVIKQILDVIDVIAPTEVRDKMAGQLKSIDFSTHPAGADPVTKRAIEKAVALIELKFKQD, encoded by the coding sequence ATGTCCAATGCGTTAACTCACGATCAGGAAATCGCCTCCGATCTGGTCGCCTGCCAGCTGGTGATTAAGCAGATTCTGGATGTCATTGATGTGATTGCACCGACAGAGGTGCGTGACAAGATGGCCGGCCAGCTGAAAAGCATCGATTTTTCAACGCATCCGGCGGGCGCCGATCCGGTGACAAAGCGGGCAATTGAAAAAGCCGTTGCCTTGATCGAGCTGAAGTTTAAGCAGGATTAA
- the fos gene encoding fosfomycin resistance glutathione transferase encodes MLTGLNHLTLAVRDIERSFHFYVHTLGLTPKARWRQGAYLTAGDLWLCLSLDDATAPSSDYTHYAFNVPQADFAANVARLRQAGICEWKSNRSEGESLYFLDPDGHRLELHAGDLTSRLATCRQHPYQEMVFFEGGEKADG; translated from the coding sequence ATGCTGACTGGACTGAATCACCTGACGCTGGCAGTTCGCGACATCGAACGCAGTTTTCACTTCTATGTACACACACTGGGGCTTACGCCCAAGGCGCGCTGGCGTCAGGGCGCCTACCTGACCGCCGGCGATCTTTGGCTGTGCCTGTCGCTGGACGACGCAACCGCCCCCTCGTCCGATTACACGCACTATGCTTTCAACGTCCCGCAGGCGGATTTTGCCGCCAACGTCGCACGTTTGCGTCAGGCCGGCATTTGCGAATGGAAAAGTAACCGCAGCGAAGGCGAATCGCTCTATTTCCTCGATCCTGACGGCCATCGGCTGGAGCTGCATGCCGGCGATCTGACCAGCCGTCTGGCGACCTGCCGCCAGCATCCCTATCAGGAGATGGTTTTTTTTGAGGGTGGTGAGAAGGCTGATGGTTAA
- a CDS encoding pesticin C-terminus-like muramidase → MSEPTVARGKFTYDNEGNDSGKWNSRHLHWPEKYSGVTIGRGYDLKHRQREQVIRDLTCAGISQEKAELIAGGVKLTRDAARNFVRTHRDQIGEITTSQQILLFNRVYAEYERVAKRVYQRHAASENGYILWEDLSSETREIITDMVYQGAAYIETYKAAARDNKDELISHIKENLRGDKKRHNDRINYLRSSK, encoded by the coding sequence ATGTCAGAGCCAACGGTGGCGAGAGGAAAGTTTACTTATGATAACGAGGGTAATGATTCAGGAAAATGGAATTCACGACATTTACATTGGCCAGAAAAATACTCTGGCGTCACTATCGGCCGCGGCTACGACTTAAAACACCGCCAAAGGGAACAGGTCATTCGCGATCTTACCTGCGCAGGCATCAGCCAGGAGAAAGCCGAACTGATTGCCGGTGGCGTCAAACTGACGCGCGACGCAGCGCGAAATTTTGTACGTACTCATCGCGATCAAATCGGAGAGATCACCACAAGTCAGCAGATTCTGTTATTTAACCGAGTTTATGCTGAATATGAACGAGTGGCAAAACGTGTATATCAACGTCACGCAGCATCAGAAAATGGTTATATCCTTTGGGAGGACTTATCATCTGAAACCAGAGAGATTATTACAGATATGGTGTATCAGGGTGCAGCTTATATCGAAACATATAAAGCGGCAGCAAGAGATAACAAAGATGAGTTAATTTCTCATATTAAGGAGAACCTTCGCGGAGATAAAAAAAGGCATAATGATAGAATCAACTATCTAAGGAGTAGTAAATGA
- a CDS encoding PhoP/PhoQ regulator MgrB produces MRLLSLLRNKILLIVATVLACLFFYLLALDSYCDQGGNFALGICSITRIIPW; encoded by the coding sequence ATGAGGCTGCTAAGTTTGTTGCGAAACAAAATTCTGCTGATCGTTGCGACCGTGCTGGCATGCCTGTTTTTTTATCTGCTTGCCCTCGATAGCTATTGCGATCAAGGTGGAAACTTTGCGTTAGGGATCTGTTCGATAACTCGGATTATTCCCTGGTAA
- a CDS encoding DUF4060 family protein, which produces MKRIIKGDTNLSHLVIAHAAIDRHAESFGQRRQGWPSTYLIKYQNDRVAVEVVTRRQSYVATLMIGARTLTKLCSLVG; this is translated from the coding sequence ATGAAACGCATTATTAAAGGTGATACCAATCTGTCCCATCTGGTGATTGCCCACGCGGCGATTGACCGTCATGCCGAAAGTTTCGGCCAGCGCCGTCAGGGCTGGCCTTCTACCTACCTTATCAAATATCAGAACGATCGCGTGGCGGTTGAAGTCGTCACGCGTCGCCAATCCTATGTCGCGACGCTGATGATCGGCGCGCGCACGCTGACGAAACTGTGCAGCCTGGTAGGCTGA
- a CDS encoding helix-turn-helix domain-containing protein produces the protein MIQEHHLSLVCALSQWVETHLGRVIHLEELAEYSGYSLWHMQKLFKEATGISLGKYIRERRLAGAVYQLRSSNASIFDIALDFGFGSQSHFTYMFRKRFNITPYDFRQDLSVDLHIDPPLHVIHQKMA, from the coding sequence ATGATACAAGAACATCACCTCTCGCTGGTCTGCGCCCTGAGTCAGTGGGTTGAAACCCATCTTGGCCGTGTGATTCACCTTGAAGAGCTGGCGGAATACTCAGGCTACTCTCTGTGGCATATGCAAAAGCTGTTTAAAGAAGCGACCGGGATCTCATTAGGCAAATATATCCGCGAACGGCGGCTGGCGGGGGCGGTCTACCAATTACGCAGCAGCAACGCCTCAATTTTCGATATCGCACTGGATTTCGGCTTCGGCTCGCAATCGCACTTTACTTACATGTTCCGCAAGCGTTTCAATATTACGCCCTATGACTTTCGTCAGGATCTCAGCGTCGATTTGCATATCGATCCCCCGCTGCACGTTATCCATCAGAAAATGGCCTGA
- the lysM gene encoding peptidoglycan-binding protein LysM: MGLFNFVKEAGEKLWDTVTGNADAADQSAKLKEHLNKSGLPDTDKVDVKVVDGKAVVSGDGISQELKEKILVAVGNVAGISGVEDHITVAQSAGESTFYTVKKGDTLSAISKEVYGDANQYNKIFEANKPMLSSPDKIYPGQVLRIPQ; the protein is encoded by the coding sequence ATGGGATTGTTTAACTTCGTTAAAGAAGCAGGCGAAAAACTGTGGGACACAGTGACCGGTAATGCAGACGCGGCCGATCAGAGCGCTAAACTGAAAGAACACCTTAACAAGAGCGGCCTGCCGGATACTGACAAGGTAGATGTAAAGGTGGTTGACGGTAAGGCAGTGGTCAGCGGCGACGGTATTTCTCAGGAGCTGAAAGAGAAGATCCTGGTTGCCGTGGGCAACGTTGCCGGCATCAGCGGCGTGGAAGATCACATCACCGTCGCCCAATCAGCAGGTGAAAGCACGTTCTATACCGTGAAGAAAGGCGATACGCTGAGTGCGATCTCGAAAGAGGTCTACGGCGATGCCAACCAGTACAACAAGATTTTTGAAGCCAATAAGCCGATGCTGTCCAGCCCGGACAAAATTTATCCGGGTCAGGTACTGCGTATTCCGCAGTAA
- a CDS encoding Hcp family type VI secretion system effector, with translation MASNAFLKVDGVSGESQDSGHKGWIDVSGFDLGATQPGNMHVGNGGGAGKVHYDDLVIYTNVDRATPTLFQYAASGKHISKVELAIHKAGGENIEYLRLTLEDVLVTEARYEGDLRQSIVPVIYKFQAAKVLHKYWEQTDKGGKGAEVSAGWNIKENQSC, from the coding sequence ATGGCATCAAATGCGTTTTTAAAGGTGGATGGAGTTTCCGGTGAGTCTCAAGACTCAGGGCATAAGGGATGGATTGATGTTTCCGGCTTTGACCTGGGCGCCACGCAACCCGGTAATATGCACGTCGGCAACGGCGGCGGGGCGGGTAAGGTTCATTATGACGATCTGGTTATTTATACCAATGTCGACAGGGCGACGCCGACGCTGTTTCAGTATGCCGCCAGCGGTAAACATATCAGCAAAGTTGAACTCGCTATCCATAAAGCCGGCGGCGAGAACATTGAGTATTTACGTTTGACGCTGGAAGACGTTTTAGTCACGGAGGCCCGCTATGAAGGCGATCTGAGGCAATCGATCGTTCCTGTTATCTATAAATTCCAGGCGGCTAAGGTTTTGCATAAATACTGGGAGCAAACAGATAAAGGCGGAAAAGGCGCGGAAGTCTCCGCTGGCTGGAACATCAAAGAGAATCAGAGCTGTTAA
- a CDS encoding amino acid permease codes for MGGQHQDTPLKRGLKNRHIQLIALGGAIGTGLFLGIAQTIKMAGPSVLLGYGIGGFIAFLIMRQLGEMVVEEPVAGSFSHFAYKYWGEFAGFLSGWNYWAMFILVGMAELTAVGIYIQYWWPEIPTWVSAAVFFVLINLINLVNVRIYGETEFWFAIIKVVAIMGMIFFGAYLLASGTGGPEAGIDNLWLQGGFFPHGVEGLVMAMAVIMFSFGGLEMVGITAAEAADPRRSIPKATNQVVYRILIFYIGSLTVLLSLYPWAKVVEGGSPFVMIFHALDSNLVATLLNVVVLTAALSVYNSGVYANSRMLFGLATQGNAPKALTRVNKRGVPILSIGLSALVTSIGVLINYVMPGKAFELLMALVVSTLVINWVMICLAHLKFRAAKNRQGVIPHFKALWYPFGNYLCLAFLAMILLIMYCTDGIRISVLLMPVWIGVLWLGFTLTRRRAATVKKNGVRRMP; via the coding sequence ATGGGCGGTCAGCATCAGGATACCCCGCTAAAACGCGGCTTAAAAAACAGACACATACAACTTATTGCCCTTGGTGGCGCCATTGGCACCGGCCTGTTTCTCGGCATTGCGCAAACCATTAAAATGGCCGGGCCGTCGGTGCTGCTCGGGTACGGCATCGGCGGTTTTATCGCTTTTCTGATCATGCGTCAGCTGGGCGAAATGGTGGTGGAAGAGCCGGTTGCCGGCTCGTTCAGCCATTTTGCCTATAAATACTGGGGCGAGTTTGCCGGCTTCCTTTCCGGTTGGAACTACTGGGCGATGTTTATCCTGGTGGGAATGGCGGAACTGACCGCCGTCGGCATCTATATTCAATACTGGTGGCCGGAGATCCCTACCTGGGTATCTGCCGCGGTGTTCTTCGTGCTGATCAATCTTATCAATCTGGTGAACGTGCGTATTTATGGCGAAACGGAATTCTGGTTTGCCATTATTAAAGTCGTCGCCATTATGGGGATGATTTTCTTCGGCGCTTACCTGCTGGCCAGCGGCACCGGCGGCCCGGAGGCCGGCATTGACAACCTGTGGCTGCAGGGCGGTTTCTTCCCGCACGGCGTGGAAGGGTTGGTGATGGCGATGGCGGTGATCATGTTCTCCTTCGGCGGTCTGGAGATGGTGGGAATCACTGCGGCAGAAGCCGCCGACCCGCGTCGCAGCATTCCCAAGGCCACCAATCAGGTGGTATACCGTATTCTGATCTTTTATATCGGCTCACTGACCGTGCTGCTGTCGCTGTATCCGTGGGCGAAAGTGGTGGAGGGCGGTAGCCCGTTCGTGATGATTTTCCACGCGCTGGACAGCAACCTGGTGGCGACGCTGCTGAATGTCGTGGTGCTGACGGCGGCGCTGTCGGTGTATAACAGCGGAGTATACGCCAATAGCCGCATGCTGTTCGGGCTGGCGACGCAGGGCAATGCGCCAAAGGCGCTGACGCGCGTTAATAAGCGCGGCGTGCCGATTCTGTCGATTGGCCTGTCGGCGCTGGTGACCTCGATCGGCGTGCTGATTAACTACGTTATGCCGGGCAAGGCCTTTGAATTACTGATGGCGCTGGTGGTGTCCACGCTGGTGATTAACTGGGTGATGATCTGTCTGGCGCACCTGAAATTCCGTGCGGCAAAAAATCGTCAGGGAGTGATCCCGCACTTCAAGGCTTTGTGGTATCCGTTCGGTAACTATCTGTGCCTGGCGTTTCTGGCGATGATTTTGCTGATCATGTACTGCACCGACGGTATCCGCATTTCCGTACTGCTGATGCCGGTCTGGATAGGGGTGCTGTGGCTGGGCTTTACGCTGACGCGTCGTCGCGCAGCGACCGTCAAGAAAAACGGCGTGCGCCGCATGCCATAA